ACGACATTCGCACGACAACGCTGACTCCTTCTTAGAGGCACGGCTACGTATGAAGCAACGGTTCTGCTCACGTTACTCGCTCTTCCCGCAATTGGCGTCATCCGGACATCTTTCGCGATGCGCCCCTATAAATCCAACGGTTCGCTACCTCACGACAGCGCCGGCATCCCTTAGTGTCGCGGTAACGCACAGGGTGGCTCCTGCGTCGGGGTCGAAGTAAAGCGACAACGTTAGGCCGTAAGCCGTCGTCAGGGCCGCAGACTATGCCGCCTAAGAGTTCAATCAGTCGATTACCAGTTAGACCGAAGCAGCTGATCAGCCTTCTGATGGACACATCGGCAACGCAGGCAAGAAGGTGGGCAAGCCAGGCTTGGGCTTCGACGCCGTTTAGATTGGCGATCATCGTGGACGGAATGTGAGATTTGCTCATGGGCACGATCATGAACCTTCCCTGCCCCGTTGACAGGATGCTCCAAAAAACTGCGTCACCGATACAACGAGGGGCGCGTTTGCCTAGGGGCCGGGGCCAACCGTTGTGTCGCGCAGGTTCCAATTCAACCGAAGGTCCAGCGTCGTCCCGGCCGTCGCTCGACCGTTGTCAGGCATCTGCAAAAAGCTTCCCGTTCATGTACTTTAGACCGGTGTCGCTCGCGACCGTGACGACCGTCTTACCCTGCCCCAACTCCTTGGCCAAACGAATCGCCGCAGTGACATTGAGGCCCGTGGACGTACCGACCTGCAATCCTTCCTCCCGTGCCAATCGGTGACACATAGCGCGTGCTTCCTCTTCCGGAATGCTGCGCGCTTCGTCATAGAGATCTTGATTGAGCAAAGGCGGAACGAAGCCTACCCCTATGCCCTCGACGTGGTGGGTTCCGGCCCAACCTTTAGATATGACAGGTGAGGAGGCCGGCTCCAGAACCACAATGCGAACCGACGCTGAGCGCGACTTCAGAATCCTTGCCACACCCATTGTCATCCCTGCCACACCAACTGCGCCACAGAAGGCGTCGATACCGTCTGGAAATTGTTTGACCAACTCATGGCCGATTTCCTCGTAGCCAATCAAGGCGTCGAGGTTGTTAAACTGGTCCGAATAATAGCAGTCTGATCGGATGGAGACCTCCTGGGCTTGACGGATCATAGACGGAATCAGATCGGCCGAGATTTCGCCGGACGGGCTGTGGATCAGATCAATGGTTGCGCCAAAGCTGCGCATCGTACGCAACTTCTCCATGGCAAAGGCGTTGGAAGAAGCCACAATGAAATGATAGCCTTTCACTGCGCAAACGAAGGCGAGCGAGGACCCCGTGCTTCCCCCACTCGCCTCGACTACTGTCATTCCTGGCTTCAAATCTCCGCGGCGCTCAGCCTCTTCTATGATGGATTTTGCCATGCGGTCTTTATACGAGCCTGTCGGGTTGAAATACTCGAGCTTCACAAAGACTTGAGCGCTCCCGTCCGGTACGACGCGACGCAGGCGTATGACCGGTGTATTGCCAATAGCGTTTAGCGCTGACTCGACGGGGGGCGGGGGGCTCAGTTGCATGTTTTATTTGTCCTTCCGGTTGATCGTCTAGCGTCTATTGGGCAAGCCACCCAAGTGAACCGCGTGTTGAGTTTTCGATGGGCGTCAAACCGATGCAAAACACCCAAGGAGATCATACAGCGGATTCCCACGAAGTTTCCCAAGAGACTGCTGAACCTTGGAATCGAGCTGCACGCGATGATGCCGAACTTGCGAGCGGAAGAACTGCGCCAGCCGCGCCATTCCCCTTGAAGAGTCAGCTGGTTGTCGAACATCACAGCCGAGGTTCCCTGCCCTACCCTTGAAAACTGTGCCCGAGTTGAACAGCATCCCATTGAAGCGCGACCCGTGAGTTGCTGCACCCACCTTCCTTGAGGAGGTAGAGCCGTGGAAAAAGCTGTTCAACGATGTCAGCGCGGCGCATCGCATATCTTTTCTAGAATCCCTAGAACGGATGCAGTCCTTCGGATCCTCGACGCGTCGAAATCCGCGTCATTCTCCAGAGCTGTCACCTCTGCCACAGTCAGACCAGTGGTTTCTGCGACGTCGTCCAGCGAATAGCCGCGAGCCAGGCGAGCTTCTGCAAGCAGGGCGCCAACGGACGGGGCAACTGGGGGTTTCGCAATCTTCGAGACCATGTTCATGTCGATTAAGGCTCCTTTTGGCAGCCGGAAAACGTGCATCCGTTTTCTAGTTCCACCGCTGCCGACCGCGTCCGGCAACGGACAGTTTCTTCGAATTCCGCGGGCGCACTTTCTATCAGTTTGTGCAGCGGAGTACAGGTCTGACGCGATGAAGGGCGGACAACCCTTGCGTAGCAGCCGACGAGAGGTAACCCAAGCTCCCAACTGCGGCGCACACTCACGACGGCCGACAAGTAGCTTCCGATCTGGCAGGAGCGTTCGCCCCGGTAGGGAAGCTCGTAGGGAGTGATGCACTGATCATTCCCAAGCGGAGAACGATGGACAAACAACTCGAGAGTTGCCTCGGCGCGATACGCTCATGGCCCGCAGATTCGGCCAGAGCCTGTGAGAAACCTGCCGGGCGCTGTTGATCGGCCGTCGTCTTGAAGAGATCGCCTGAGAACGGCGCTTGGGGATCAAGCGCAGCAGCCTGAGCTCAAGGGTCCGTCATCTTTAAGGATTTGAGGAACTTCGAGCGCCCGAAAAAAGGATGCGGACAAAGCCCGCATCCTGTGTGGCGTTCGCCTCAGTTCTTCGTGACGAAGTCCTTGACGTTGGCAGGCGTCACGAGCTGGAAGGGAATGTAGACCTTCTTGTCGATCTTTTCGCCCTTGGCGAGCTTGAGCGCTGCATCGAGCGAGCCCTTGCCCTGGCCGGCGGCATCCTGGAACACGGTGACGTCAAGATCACCTGCCTGCATGGCGGCAAGCGCGTCCTGCGTGGCGTCGACGCCACCGACGACGACCTTGCTCATATCCTTGCCGGCTGCCTTCAGCGCCTGGATGGCGCCGATCGCCATTTCGTCGTTGTTGGAGATCACGGCGTCGAATTCGATGCCGCTGGAGAGCCAGTTGGTCATCAGGTCGGCGCCCTGGGTGCGGTCCCAGTTCGCCGTCTGCTCTTCGACGATCTCCAGGCCCTTGCATTCATCCGTCTTGATGACGTCATGAACGTCCTGGGTCCGCATGCGCGCAGCCTGGTTGGAGAGCTCGCCCATGATGACGACGGCCTTGCCTTTGCCGCCGAGAATGCGGCAGATTTCCTTGGTTTCCAGCGTGCCGGATTCCTGCTCGTTGGAAGCGACGAAGGCCTGCTTCTCCGGCAGCGTGTCGACGTTGACCGGCTGACGGTTGACGTAAACCAGCGGAATGCCGGCATCAGCCGCGAGCTTCGACATTGCCGTGGTCGCATCGGTATCGACAGGGTTGACGATGATCGCATCGACCTTGGATGCGATGAAATTCTGGATCTGGCTCTGCTGCTTGGAAACGTCGTTCTGTGCGTCTTCGACCTGCAGCGTCACGCCGCTCAGTGTCTTTGCATAATCGGTCATGCCGTTGCGCAGAACGGTCAGGAAATTGTCGTCGAATTTCGCCATCGAGACGCCGACCGTTTCTGCGTGAGCGGCCGTCGACAGGGCGAGCGCCATCGCGGTGCCCAGGATAAACTTTTTCA
The Rhizobium lentis DNA segment above includes these coding regions:
- a CDS encoding helix-turn-helix domain-containing protein — translated: MNMVSKIAKPPVAPSVGALLAEARLARGYSLDDVAETTGLTVAEVTALENDADFDASRIRRTASVLGILEKICDAPR
- a CDS encoding sugar ABC transporter substrate-binding protein codes for the protein MKKFILGTAMALALSTAAHAETVGVSMAKFDDNFLTVLRNGMTDYAKTLSGVTLQVEDAQNDVSKQQSQIQNFIASKVDAIIVNPVDTDATTAMSKLAADAGIPLVYVNRQPVNVDTLPEKQAFVASNEQESGTLETKEICRILGGKGKAVVIMGELSNQAARMRTQDVHDVIKTDECKGLEIVEEQTANWDRTQGADLMTNWLSSGIEFDAVISNNDEMAIGAIQALKAAGKDMSKVVVGGVDATQDALAAMQAGDLDVTVFQDAAGQGKGSLDAALKLAKGEKIDKKVYIPFQLVTPANVKDFVTKN
- a CDS encoding PLP-dependent cysteine synthase family protein — translated: MQLSPPPPVESALNAIGNTPVIRLRRVVPDGSAQVFVKLEYFNPTGSYKDRMAKSIIEEAERRGDLKPGMTVVEASGGSTGSSLAFVCAVKGYHFIVASSNAFAMEKLRTMRSFGATIDLIHSPSGEISADLIPSMIRQAQEVSIRSDCYYSDQFNNLDALIGYEEIGHELVKQFPDGIDAFCGAVGVAGMTMGVARILKSRSASVRIVVLEPASSPVISKGWAGTHHVEGIGVGFVPPLLNQDLYDEARSIPEEEARAMCHRLAREEGLQVGTSTGLNVTAAIRLAKELGQGKTVVTVASDTGLKYMNGKLFADA